Proteins encoded by one window of Leptolyngbya sp. FACHB-261:
- a CDS encoding photosystem I assembly protein Ycf4: MQVASATSGRQLRYAVLGSRRPSNYLWAAVITLGGLGFLLSGLSSYLQINLLPFAEPTKLIFIPQGLVMGLYGVAGLLLATYLWLVVLWDVGGGYNEFDRDKGEVKIFRWGFPGKDRRVELTHPLSDIQSVRVDIREGLNPRRALYLKLRGKGEIPLTRVGQPLALSEIEDQGADLARFLGVPLEGL; the protein is encoded by the coding sequence GTGCAAGTAGCTTCTGCGACTAGTGGCCGTCAGCTGCGCTACGCCGTGTTGGGCTCGCGTCGGCCTAGCAATTACCTTTGGGCAGCGGTGATTACCCTGGGTGGTTTGGGCTTTCTGCTGTCTGGCCTGTCTAGTTATCTCCAGATCAATCTGCTACCGTTCGCCGAGCCAACCAAGCTGATTTTTATTCCGCAAGGGCTGGTGATGGGCCTGTACGGTGTAGCCGGTCTACTACTGGCCACCTATCTGTGGCTGGTTGTCCTATGGGATGTAGGAGGTGGCTACAACGAGTTTGACCGGGATAAAGGAGAAGTCAAAATCTTCCGCTGGGGCTTCCCTGGCAAGGACCGCCGGGTCGAGCTTACTCATCCCCTCTCAGACATTCAGTCTGTGCGAGTTGACATTCGAGAAGGTCTTAATCCACGGCGGGCTCTCTACCTAAAACTGCGCGGTAAGGGTGAAATCCCCCTGACTCGCGTTGGGCAACCGCTGGCCCTTTCTGAAATTGAGGACCAAGGTGCCGATTTAGCACGCTTTTTAGGAGTGCCTCTAGAAGGGCTGTAG
- a CDS encoding peptidylprolyl isomerase — protein sequence MHKRVQFWRLAVPLVVLLLTLSACQASQSTAQPEATAGVAASPSAAATGPLCSTPPVAQHASLLPCLNGKATVEMKVNGGTITVDLDGAQAPITAGNFVDLVNKGFYNGLTFHRVVKEPTPFVVQGGDPNGNGTGSYTDPTTSQTRYIPLEIRPAESNAENQPLPVYSQVLDPASGSGPALRHIRGAIAMARSQQPNSASSQFYFTLDDQGFLDGSYAVFGFVTQGMEVVDRIKQGDKIESAQVVSGLENLQLPGGGAATPGATSPTASPSTP from the coding sequence ATGCATAAACGGGTCCAATTCTGGCGACTAGCCGTTCCGCTGGTTGTCCTCCTGCTGACATTGAGTGCCTGTCAGGCCTCTCAATCGACTGCGCAGCCTGAGGCAACAGCTGGCGTAGCAGCTTCTCCCAGTGCTGCAGCAACAGGCCCCCTCTGTTCGACTCCGCCAGTCGCTCAGCATGCAAGCCTATTGCCCTGCCTCAATGGCAAGGCAACTGTCGAAATGAAAGTGAATGGCGGCACGATCACCGTTGACCTAGACGGGGCTCAAGCACCGATCACAGCTGGAAACTTTGTAGATCTAGTCAACAAGGGGTTCTACAATGGCCTGACGTTCCATCGGGTTGTGAAAGAACCTACGCCTTTTGTAGTGCAAGGCGGCGACCCAAATGGCAATGGCACCGGCAGCTACACAGATCCCACCACTTCTCAGACTCGTTACATTCCTTTAGAAATCCGTCCAGCGGAATCCAACGCTGAGAACCAGCCTCTGCCGGTCTACAGTCAGGTATTGGATCCAGCAAGTGGTTCTGGCCCCGCCCTGCGCCATATCCGAGGCGCGATTGCCATGGCTCGCTCCCAACAACCCAACTCTGCCTCTAGCCAGTTCTACTTCACCTTGGATGACCAGGGCTTCTTAGATGGCAGTTACGCTGTCTTCGGCTTTGTAACCCAGGGAATGGAAGTTGTTGACCGCATTAAGCAGGGGGACAAGATCGAGTCGGCGCAAGTCGTCAGTGGTCTGGAAAATCTCCAGTTGCCTGGAGGCGGTGCTGCCACCCCTGGGGCTACTTCGCCAACGGCCTCACCTAGCACTCCCTAA
- a CDS encoding beta-ketoacyl-ACP synthase → MTGLGIACALGDKTTSVWSRLLLGESGIETQPVITGPGQARTLPLASLIKPSSSVAALALQVVQQALADAELEPPLATCGVVVGSSRGNQRIWETLSSGQPPDFTQHAWLDSLPHMPALSVAGWLGTGGPLHAPMAACATGNWVIAQAVQLLQTGQCQQVIVAAAELPISPLTVAGFSQMGVLASTGAYPFDQQRQGLVLGEGAAALVMETQASAQARQKRGYGRVLGFGLSADGYHRSTPNPNGLAAATAVRLCLKTAGLQPEMVSYINAHGTGTLLNDQTEARLIEHLFPPDVAVSSTKGATGHTLGASGLIEAVFCLLALKDQTLPPCVGLREPAFDLNWVRVAGCTPVKAALSFSFGFGGQNAVVAFGEV, encoded by the coding sequence GTGACTGGCCTAGGCATCGCTTGCGCACTAGGAGATAAAACTACCTCAGTGTGGTCTCGACTGCTCCTAGGAGAGTCTGGAATTGAGACGCAACCAGTCATAACTGGGCCAGGGCAAGCAAGAACTCTACCGCTAGCAAGTCTGATTAAACCCTCTAGTTCGGTGGCGGCTCTGGCCTTGCAGGTAGTGCAGCAAGCCCTTGCCGACGCTGAACTAGAGCCGCCCTTGGCCACCTGTGGTGTGGTTGTGGGCTCCAGTCGTGGCAATCAACGCATCTGGGAAACCCTGAGTAGCGGCCAACCACCTGACTTCACCCAGCATGCCTGGTTAGACTCTCTCCCTCACATGCCTGCCTTGAGCGTTGCAGGTTGGTTAGGTACAGGCGGGCCACTGCATGCGCCAATGGCAGCCTGTGCTACTGGCAACTGGGTGATTGCTCAAGCCGTGCAACTATTACAGACTGGACAGTGCCAACAAGTAATTGTTGCCGCCGCTGAGTTGCCTATTTCGCCGTTGACTGTGGCTGGTTTCTCGCAGATGGGAGTGCTAGCCTCGACTGGAGCCTATCCCTTTGATCAACAGCGCCAGGGCTTGGTTCTGGGCGAAGGGGCTGCAGCGTTAGTGATGGAAACGCAGGCATCTGCCCAAGCACGTCAGAAAAGAGGCTATGGCCGTGTGCTGGGCTTCGGCTTGAGTGCGGATGGCTATCACCGTAGCACCCCAAACCCCAATGGGCTGGCGGCAGCAACAGCTGTACGTCTTTGTCTCAAGACAGCCGGTTTACAGCCAGAAATGGTGAGTTATATCAATGCCCACGGCACCGGTACCTTACTGAATGACCAGACCGAAGCCCGGCTGATCGAACATCTTTTTCCTCCAGATGTCGCCGTCAGTTCAACTAAGGGGGCAACTGGACATACCTTAGGCGCATCGGGCTTAATCGAAGCAGTGTTCTGTCTGCTGGCGCTGAAAGACCAGACCTTACCTCCCTGTGTAGGTTTGCGAGAGCCTGCTTTTGACTTGAATTGGGTGAGAGTAGCAGGTTGCACTCCTGTAAAAGCTGCTCTCAGCTTCAGTTTCGGTTTTGGCGGGCAAAATGCTGTTGTGGCCTTTGGGGAGGTTTAA
- the truB gene encoding tRNA pseudouridine(55) synthase TruB translates to MHGFLNLNKPPGLTSHDCVARVRRLLGTRQVGHAGTLDPAATGVLPLAVGRATRLLRFLPSDKAYRATIRLGVATTTDDLEGSQLPCASAAHLTLAQVEAVLPSFQGTLQQVPPQYSAIQVQGKRLYDLARAGQTVEVSPRTVNVQRLTVLGWRPGPLPELDLDIDCGPGTYIRSIARDLGHRLGTGGTLAHLQRTRSSGFTLATSLTFEQLAATEDCLLPVEKGLSHLTAISLEFDAARRWAWGQIIALPPATVAAEVVPDGTPLRVHEANGSFLGIAELREGQLKPIVVTAQPPVPSEEI, encoded by the coding sequence GTGCACGGTTTCCTAAACCTTAATAAACCTCCTGGGCTGACCTCCCACGATTGCGTGGCACGGGTGCGCCGTCTGTTGGGGACTCGTCAGGTGGGTCATGCCGGTACTCTCGATCCGGCCGCTACGGGGGTTTTGCCCCTGGCTGTTGGACGGGCTACTCGGCTGTTGCGCTTTCTGCCCTCGGATAAGGCCTATCGAGCCACAATCCGCTTGGGTGTAGCCACAACGACAGATGATTTGGAGGGAAGCCAATTGCCCTGTGCTAGTGCGGCTCACCTTACTTTGGCTCAGGTGGAGGCAGTATTGCCCTCCTTTCAGGGCACATTGCAACAGGTGCCCCCTCAATACAGTGCGATTCAAGTGCAGGGTAAACGGCTCTACGATCTTGCCCGCGCTGGGCAGACGGTGGAAGTGAGCCCGCGCACAGTGAACGTTCAACGTCTCACTGTACTGGGTTGGCGACCGGGACCATTGCCTGAACTCGATCTTGATATTGACTGTGGACCAGGGACTTATATTCGCTCGATTGCTCGCGATCTTGGTCATCGCTTAGGCACCGGTGGCACCCTAGCTCACTTGCAACGGACCCGAAGCAGTGGCTTTACTTTGGCAACCAGCCTAACTTTTGAGCAACTGGCGGCGACCGAAGACTGTCTGCTACCAGTAGAAAAGGGATTGAGCCACCTGACAGCGATTAGCCTGGAGTTTGATGCAGCCCGTCGTTGGGCTTGGGGACAAATCATTGCCTTGCCACCAGCCACCGTTGCAGCAGAGGTAGTACCAGACGGAACACCTTTGCGGGTCCACGAAGCAAACGGCAGCTTTCTAGGGATTGCTGAGCTTCGGGAGGGGCAACTGAAGCCGATTGTGGTCACGGCTCAGCCGCCGGTGCCCAGTGAGGAAATCTAA
- a CDS encoding metallophosphoesterase family protein: MNSSHQDFPHQSPERGSQLSSPRRLVIGDVHGHYGGLLALLDLLQLQASDQVYFLGDLIDRGPASAQVVELVMSRGYTCLLGNHEQMCLNALYGRPLSNSWQAWLMSGGNDTLDSYGSNGIPRDHLDWLRNLPLYLDLDDVWLVHAGLDPTREIEEQSIQEFCWIREAFHSCTAPYFHDKLIITGHTITFTLPGVQPGQIAQGQGWLDIDTGAYHPRSGWMTALDLSTGIVYQVNVFLEQRRKLPLSELVATVEPSRIGRPFHRSAFRG; this comes from the coding sequence ATGAATTCATCTCATCAAGATTTTCCACATCAGAGCCCAGAGAGGGGCTCGCAACTCAGCAGCCCTCGCCGGTTGGTCATTGGAGATGTCCACGGTCATTATGGTGGTCTGCTTGCTCTACTCGATCTGCTACAACTGCAAGCCTCGGATCAGGTGTACTTTCTGGGAGACCTAATTGACCGAGGTCCGGCAAGTGCCCAGGTTGTAGAACTGGTGATGAGCCGAGGTTATACCTGTCTGCTAGGCAACCATGAGCAGATGTGTCTCAACGCTCTTTACGGTCGCCCGTTGTCAAACTCCTGGCAGGCCTGGTTAATGAGTGGCGGCAATGACACCCTCGATAGCTATGGTAGTAATGGCATTCCCCGGGACCATCTGGACTGGTTGAGAAACTTACCCCTGTATCTAGACCTAGATGATGTCTGGCTAGTGCATGCGGGTTTAGACCCGACCCGAGAAATTGAAGAGCAGTCTATCCAGGAGTTCTGCTGGATCCGAGAGGCATTCCATAGTTGCACTGCCCCCTACTTTCACGACAAACTGATTATCACTGGGCATACCATTACCTTTACACTGCCTGGTGTACAACCGGGCCAAATCGCTCAGGGACAAGGTTGGCTGGACATCGACACAGGGGCCTACCACCCCCGTAGCGGTTGGATGACAGCTCTAGACTTATCAACAGGCATCGTCTACCAAGTCAATGTCTTTCTGGAGCAACGCCGGAAACTACCGTTGAGTGAGTTGGTAGCAACCGTGGAGCCTAGCCGGATCGGTCGTCCCTTTCACCGCTCAGCTTTTAGGGGTTAA
- a CDS encoding AI-2E family transporter, giving the protein MTLARWIGLIALLTSVFILWQIRQVLLLLFAAVVLATAINTLAMWPQKWGLPRFPALLVTLAGLVIVALGLGNLAFPPFASQLAELQMLLPSGLARLEGLIERMETQIPFLSRDTLDIQNFLQGAQPIVTRVLGGGFTVFSTTLGVLLNVLLVLVLALMLLANPRSYRQAFISLFPSFYRRRIDTILDRCQHALQGWLKGILFNMFVITSLSLIGLLFLGVRLPLANAILAGLLTFIPNIGPTLSVIPPAVVALLDEPWKAGAVVGLYVLIQQIESNLLTPVVMAQQVELLPAVTLLAQVVCAVFFGFGGLLLALPITVVSQVWLQEVLVRDVLDKWQKGDDRPVVELTNSSTEADDLADKPDGKQKD; this is encoded by the coding sequence ATGACGCTGGCTCGCTGGATTGGTCTGATTGCCCTACTCACATCCGTTTTCATTCTTTGGCAAATTCGGCAAGTACTGCTGCTGCTGTTTGCAGCCGTGGTTCTAGCAACAGCGATTAACACGCTAGCAATGTGGCCGCAGAAGTGGGGCTTACCTCGTTTCCCAGCTTTGCTAGTAACGCTGGCTGGACTGGTTATTGTGGCCTTGGGCTTAGGAAATTTAGCTTTTCCACCCTTTGCTTCCCAATTGGCCGAGTTGCAAATGCTGCTGCCTTCTGGTCTGGCACGACTTGAGGGCCTAATCGAGAGAATGGAAACTCAAATTCCCTTTCTCTCCAGGGATACGCTGGACATTCAAAACTTTTTGCAGGGCGCTCAACCCATTGTGACCCGGGTTTTGGGTGGTGGGTTTACAGTCTTTTCTACTACGTTGGGAGTGTTGCTCAATGTGCTGCTGGTTCTGGTTCTAGCACTGATGCTGCTAGCCAATCCACGTTCCTATCGGCAGGCTTTTATCAGCTTATTTCCGTCGTTTTATCGACGTCGGATTGATACCATTCTTGACCGTTGTCAGCACGCTTTGCAGGGCTGGCTCAAAGGCATCTTGTTCAACATGTTCGTGATCACCTCGCTGAGCTTGATCGGCTTGCTGTTTTTAGGGGTTCGTTTGCCGTTAGCCAATGCAATTCTGGCAGGGCTATTAACGTTTATTCCTAATATTGGCCCAACGCTGAGCGTGATTCCGCCTGCGGTAGTGGCTTTGCTAGATGAACCCTGGAAAGCTGGAGCTGTGGTCGGGCTTTATGTTCTGATTCAACAGATAGAAAGCAACTTGCTTACGCCAGTGGTGATGGCCCAGCAGGTAGAGTTGCTGCCTGCTGTCACGCTGCTGGCTCAAGTGGTTTGTGCGGTCTTTTTTGGGTTTGGGGGTTTGCTGCTGGCATTGCCAATCACGGTAGTTTCCCAAGTCTGGCTACAAGAAGTGTTAGTTCGAGACGTGCTGGACAAGTGGCAAAAAGGCGATGACCGTCCAGTAGTTGAACTGACAAATAGCAGTACCGAAGCAGATGATTTAGCAGACAAACCAGATGGCAAACAAAAGGATTAA
- a CDS encoding pentapeptide repeat-containing protein — protein sequence MSAEDLLRRYASGERTFPGVSLSWANLSLVCLIGTKLSRANLNQANLNGADLSGSDLSLASLRRATLRRAVLRQALLRRASLRQADMTEADLSEADLSSANLSGAGLVGANLTATNLSGADLRQANLNGADLRKANLIGANLSEANLIDVDLSHTNLVGANLVGANLVGANLSGVNLSGVNLRRANLSGADLSNANLKKANLSETDLVRADLSLAILREADLRRANLNGADLSEANLRQASLHRASLSGANLCCAHLSMAMLSEANLADADLSGAYMPNVDLRGANLTGAQMPDGTVHS from the coding sequence ATGTCAGCTGAAGACCTACTGAGACGGTATGCATCTGGAGAGCGCACTTTCCCAGGAGTGTCTCTGAGCTGGGCGAACCTGAGTTTGGTCTGCCTAATTGGCACTAAGCTGAGCCGGGCAAACTTGAATCAGGCGAACCTGAACGGCGCTGATCTCAGCGGTAGCGACTTGAGTTTGGCAAGCTTGCGACGGGCTACCCTGCGCCGAGCAGTTCTGCGACAAGCTCTGCTGAGGCGTGCAAGCTTGCGCCAAGCGGATATGACCGAAGCCGACCTGAGTGAGGCTGATCTGAGCAGTGCCAACTTAAGCGGCGCAGGTCTAGTGGGTGCCAATCTCACGGCAACGAACCTTAGCGGTGCCGATCTGCGCCAGGCCAACCTGAATGGAGCCGACTTGCGAAAGGCTAACCTGATTGGCGCTAACTTGAGCGAGGCTAACCTAATCGATGTTGATCTCAGCCACACCAACCTGGTAGGTGCCAACCTGGTAGGTGCCAACTTGGTTGGCGCCAATCTCAGCGGCGTCAATCTGAGTGGGGTCAACTTGCGACGGGCTAATCTCAGCGGTGCCGATCTCAGCAACGCTAATTTGAAAAAAGCAAATCTCAGTGAAACTGACTTAGTACGAGCCGATCTAAGTCTGGCAATTCTGCGAGAAGCAGATCTGCGGCGGGCGAACCTCAACGGAGCTGACCTGAGCGAAGCCAACCTCAGACAGGCCAGCTTGCACCGTGCCAGCTTGAGCGGCGCTAACCTCTGCTGCGCCCATCTCAGTATGGCAATGCTCAGCGAAGCTAATCTTGCCGATGCAGACCTCAGTGGTGCCTACATGCCCAATGTAGATTTGCGGGGCGCTAATTTAACCGGTGCTCAAATGCCGGATGGTACTGTCCATTCCTAA
- a CDS encoding Uma2 family endonuclease translates to MVNLPATAQNLQTDTWIKATWEEFLALENDPSWAEGKFYYDQGYLRIETSPLGFAHSRDSSIISTAIILFAALKNLRIVELTNASFRKAGAQECQPDTAFYIGADFSLPPRNNEPVNLDEFDPPTLVIETAASSLNDDLGRKRLLYERLAVQEYWVVNVNTEEVIAFSIANGRSGQVQESEVLPGLSISLIEEALKRSQTEDDGAITRWLLETFKGASI, encoded by the coding sequence ATGGTTAATCTGCCTGCTACTGCCCAAAACTTGCAAACAGATACCTGGATTAAAGCAACCTGGGAAGAGTTTCTGGCGTTGGAAAATGACCCAAGCTGGGCTGAGGGCAAATTTTACTATGACCAAGGTTATTTAAGAATCGAAACGTCACCCCTAGGCTTTGCTCATAGTCGGGATAGCTCGATCATCTCCACGGCAATCATTTTGTTCGCGGCCCTTAAGAACCTCCGCATCGTTGAACTGACCAACGCTAGTTTCAGAAAAGCAGGAGCGCAAGAGTGTCAGCCTGATACTGCTTTTTATATCGGCGCAGACTTTAGTCTGCCTCCTCGTAACAATGAACCTGTTAATCTTGACGAGTTTGACCCACCGACCCTAGTAATCGAAACAGCTGCCTCCTCTCTGAACGACGATCTTGGCCGCAAGCGCCTTCTTTACGAACGCTTGGCAGTTCAGGAATACTGGGTGGTTAATGTCAATACTGAAGAGGTGATTGCCTTCTCTATTGCTAATGGCCGGAGTGGTCAAGTTCAAGAATCTGAAGTCTTACCCGGCTTGTCAATTTCCTTGATTGAAGAAGCCCTCAAACGTAGCCAAACCGAAGATGATGGAGCAATCACGCGTTGGTTGCTTGAAACCTTCAAGGGAGCATCTATTTGA
- the rimO gene encoding 30S ribosomal protein S12 methylthiotransferase RimO: MGTKPTIAISHLGCEKNRVDTEHMLGLLVQAGYQVDSNEELADYVVVNTCSFIQAAREESVRTLVEMAEAGKKVVITGCLAQHFQDELLEELPEAVAVVGTGDYHKIVEVIERTELGERVKEISAEPTYIADETVPRYRTTNEAIAYLRVAEGCDYRCAFCIIPHLRGNQRSRTIESLVTEAKQLAAEGVQELLLISQITTNYGLDIYGKPKLAELLRALGEVDIPWIRMHYAYPTGLTPDVIRAIQETSNVLPYLDLPLQHSHPEVLRAMNRPWQGQVNDSIIERIKTALPNATLRTTFIVGFPGETDEHFEHLLEFLERHEFDHVGAFTFSPEEGTPAFSLPNQLPQAVMDERRDALMALQQEISLKKNQQQVGRTVQVLIEQENPETGEFIGRSERFAPDVDGLIYVQSQDAEIRLNSFVPVTITHADAYDLFGHVATAASLLRPMV; the protein is encoded by the coding sequence ATGGGCACCAAACCCACCATTGCCATTTCCCACTTGGGCTGCGAGAAAAACCGCGTCGATACAGAACACATGCTCGGCTTGCTGGTGCAAGCAGGCTATCAGGTTGATAGCAACGAAGAACTCGCTGACTACGTAGTGGTCAACACTTGCAGCTTTATCCAAGCGGCCCGGGAAGAGTCGGTGCGCACGCTGGTAGAAATGGCCGAAGCTGGCAAGAAAGTTGTAATCACCGGCTGCTTGGCGCAGCACTTCCAAGACGAACTGCTCGAAGAACTACCAGAAGCCGTGGCTGTAGTAGGAACGGGAGATTACCACAAGATTGTAGAGGTGATCGAGCGAACGGAATTAGGTGAACGGGTCAAGGAAATCTCAGCTGAGCCGACCTACATTGCCGATGAAACCGTACCCCGTTACCGCACTACCAACGAGGCTATCGCCTATTTGCGCGTGGCTGAGGGCTGCGATTACCGCTGCGCCTTTTGCATCATTCCGCATCTGCGTGGTAACCAGCGCTCACGCACCATCGAGTCACTGGTGACTGAAGCCAAGCAACTGGCGGCAGAGGGTGTACAAGAGCTACTCCTGATCTCGCAAATCACCACCAACTACGGCCTAGACATCTACGGCAAGCCCAAACTAGCTGAGCTGTTAAGGGCGCTAGGTGAAGTAGACATTCCCTGGATTCGGATGCACTACGCCTATCCAACCGGACTGACGCCAGACGTGATTCGCGCCATCCAGGAAACGTCCAACGTGTTGCCTTATCTGGATCTGCCGCTCCAGCATTCGCACCCTGAGGTGCTGAGAGCGATGAACCGTCCCTGGCAGGGCCAAGTCAATGACAGCATTATCGAGCGCATCAAAACGGCATTGCCCAACGCCACATTGCGTACCACCTTTATCGTTGGCTTCCCTGGCGAAACAGACGAGCACTTCGAGCACCTGCTGGAATTTTTGGAACGCCATGAGTTCGATCACGTTGGCGCCTTTACCTTCTCGCCAGAAGAAGGTACACCGGCCTTCAGCTTGCCCAACCAGCTACCACAAGCCGTCATGGATGAGCGACGCGATGCGCTGATGGCGCTCCAGCAGGAAATCTCCTTGAAGAAAAACCAGCAACAGGTGGGCAGAACGGTTCAGGTCTTGATTGAGCAAGAAAATCCTGAGACTGGCGAGTTCATCGGACGCTCAGAGCGTTTTGCGCCAGACGTGGATGGACTAATCTATGTGCAATCGCAAGATGCAGAGATTCGCCTGAATAGCTTTGTGCCGGTCACCATTACCCACGCAGATGCCTACGATCTGTTTGGTCATGTAGCCACTGCAGCATCACTGCTGCGTCCAATGGTTTAA
- the cysS gene encoding cysteine--tRNA ligase, which produces MSSLAVYNSLSRRKEPFEPLKPGRVSMYVCGITAYNYFHVGNARAFVAFDVIRRYLKWRGYDVHYVQNFTDIDDKILKRATEEGVPMQEIAERYITAYFEDADRLNIMRADEYPRATHSLDGIQRLIHELEQGGYAYPAGGDVYYAVRQFPEYGKLSGRKLEDMQAGASGRVDVEEEAECKKDPFDFALWKSAKPGEPAWESPWGPGRPGWHIECSAMVRDTLGETIDIHAGGVDLQFPHHENEIAQSEAVTGKPLARYWLHNGFINIDGEKMSKSLGNFRTARDLLASYDPMAFRLFVCQAQYRKPVDFTQEGLDAALSGWRTLESALLFGSRFSKQLDLSENALEADLDSEAVSRFREAMDDDFNTSIALSVLFELAKELNRQGNLLIHQGKTDASTDVLGRQWRTLIDLAKALGLEVRSTSEIPTGEISATAGPATAGIAGRPLSNSEIESLIGQRAAARKARNFAEADRIRQELAAQGVLLTDQPDGTTLWHWQDS; this is translated from the coding sequence ATGTCGTCCCTCGCTGTCTACAACAGCCTCTCGCGCCGCAAAGAGCCTTTCGAGCCGTTGAAGCCCGGTCGAGTGAGCATGTATGTCTGCGGCATTACTGCCTACAACTACTTTCACGTGGGTAACGCCCGTGCCTTTGTTGCCTTTGATGTCATCCGTCGCTATCTCAAATGGCGAGGCTACGACGTTCACTATGTGCAGAACTTCACTGATATCGACGACAAAATCCTCAAGCGGGCTACTGAGGAAGGGGTCCCCATGCAGGAGATCGCCGAGCGTTACATCACTGCCTACTTTGAAGATGCCGATCGCTTGAATATCATGCGGGCTGACGAGTACCCCCGCGCTACTCACTCGCTAGATGGGATCCAACGTCTAATCCATGAGTTGGAGCAAGGGGGCTACGCCTACCCTGCCGGTGGCGATGTCTACTATGCGGTACGTCAGTTTCCCGAGTACGGCAAGCTCTCAGGCCGCAAGCTTGAGGACATGCAAGCCGGTGCCAGTGGTCGGGTCGATGTCGAAGAGGAAGCCGAGTGCAAGAAGGATCCCTTTGACTTTGCTTTGTGGAAGTCTGCCAAGCCAGGTGAGCCTGCTTGGGAGTCGCCTTGGGGACCAGGAAGACCGGGCTGGCACATCGAGTGCTCAGCAATGGTGCGCGACACGCTAGGTGAAACGATTGACATCCATGCTGGTGGCGTCGATCTGCAATTTCCGCACCACGAGAACGAGATTGCCCAAAGCGAGGCTGTGACTGGCAAGCCCTTGGCCCGCTATTGGCTGCACAACGGCTTCATCAATATCGATGGCGAGAAGATGTCCAAATCCCTGGGCAACTTCCGCACCGCCCGCGATCTTCTGGCCTCTTATGACCCGATGGCTTTCCGCCTGTTCGTCTGCCAAGCCCAGTACCGCAAGCCGGTTGACTTTACCCAGGAGGGTTTAGATGCTGCTTTAAGTGGCTGGCGCACTCTAGAATCAGCGCTCCTATTCGGTAGTCGCTTCTCAAAACAACTCGACCTATCCGAGAACGCACTTGAAGCAGACTTAGACTCCGAAGCTGTAAGCCGCTTCAGGGAGGCAATGGACGATGACTTCAACACCTCGATAGCTCTCTCTGTCTTGTTTGAGTTAGCTAAGGAGTTAAATCGGCAGGGCAATCTTTTGATTCATCAAGGTAAAACAGACGCCTCAACCGATGTGCTAGGGCGACAATGGCGCACGTTGATTGATTTAGCAAAGGCTTTGGGGCTGGAAGTCCGTTCTACTAGTGAAATTCCTACTGGTGAAATAAGCGCAACTGCAGGTCCAGCGACGGCGGGCATTGCTGGGCGCCCGCTCAGTAACTCCGAGATAGAATCCCTCATTGGCCAACGAGCCGCTGCTCGTAAAGCTCGCAACTTTGCCGAAGCTGACCGTATTCGTCAGGAGCTAGCTGCTCAGGGTGTGCTCCTCACTGACCAGCCCGACGGCACTACTCTCTGGCATTGGCAGGATAGCTAA